A window from Toxoplasma gondii ME49 chromosome IX, whole genome shotgun sequence encodes these proteins:
- a CDS encoding hypothetical protein (encoded by transcript TGME49_290710), giving the protein MPSSSSADAQGGNRFECVSSSTSPRRKTRQKTRLLVSSRDAPRCLALAKTSSVSERHPNRMCGAGRAVLAGAKECDSAERGRDETKNEAKAREKERVFLS; this is encoded by the coding sequence AtgccgtcgtcttcctccgcaGACGCACAGGGAGGAAACCGTTTCGAATGTGTCTCGAGCTCGACATCTCCTCGCCGAAAAACGCGACAAAAGACGAGGCTGCTTGTCTCCAGCCGCGACGCACCGCGGTGTCTGGCCCTCGCGAAGACGTCCTCTGTATCCGAACGACACCCCAACCGCATGTGCGGCGCGGGAAGAGCGGTCCTGGCAGGCGCAAAAGAATGCGAttcggcagagagagggagagacgagacaaaaaacgaggcgaaggcgagagaaaaagaacgcgttttcctttcttga
- a CDS encoding hypothetical protein (encoded by transcript TGME49_290682) gives MRGGEVSRRTTLGEQHTHNSLRDTKSRRTSSSRPPHCLRTSCLAFLPECSLRSSLSPVRSRHRDTCRKSQSVSFLPPLRHMLFDAPWCMFRLSEENTGPLLPPLLPLLPLRPLPSLRRLRCLLSLERRRQRVLLRLRRQVGRVEARTSLSEQEAKSSRDRMAANALPLRLLSRRMCGSLEVLHLSEMN, from the exons atgcgtggcGGAGAAGTCTCGCGGCGCACGACGCTTGGTGAACAGCACACACACAACTCACTGCGCGACACGAAAAGTCG GAGGACCTCGTCTTCCCGACCCCCACACTGTCTCCGCACAagctgtctcgccttcctgccAGAGTGCTCCCTGCgctcctctttgtctccagtCCGTTCTCGCCATCGCGACACTTGCAGGAAGTCCCagagcgtctccttccttcctccgcttcggCACATGCTGTTCGACGCTCCTTGGTGCATGTTCCGCCTCTCCGAGGAGAACACAggacctcttcttccacctcttcttcctctgctgcctcttcgtcctctgccttctctgcgtcgtcttcgctgtcttctgtctctggagagaaggagacagagggtccttttgcgtcttcgtcggcAGGTGGGGAGGGtggaggcgaggacgagTCTCTCGgaacaggaagcgaagagcagCCGAGACAGAATGGCGGCGAACGCACTGCCCCTTCGCCTCCTGAGCAGGCGGATGTGCGGCAGCCTGGAGGTTCTTCATCTTTCGGAGATGAATTAG
- a CDS encoding hypothetical protein (encoded by transcript TGME49_290700~Signal peptide predicted by SignalP 2.0 HMM (probability 0.999) with cleavage site probability 0.504 at residue 21) has product MKRFWLCALLSLLEFSWGCNSLGPSLPSFQVAEGAFFGRLRNWFGKNAEQKPEVPVAPVADDDAGSEEESSSHYGVKTLTASTTTTTTTTTTTTVTSTKPEGVWEEEYDSMEVPYTPLPPLRGIGLLGGAIFVSLAFNLGKLPLLMGGIGVVQYINSVVQRMHARRAADAALRRFEDRRELVRARRRRRWIQTFYSHNALQQDRATRKGETQNEESNATLANSSTGKGDGGTAGSEAPPRGIHADAASERTWNTGGKKGSLHDSGLHAEGSDKRTNPSETREVPKTRLRKPTERNTKAQVKKKTPRENLPEFDRN; this is encoded by the coding sequence ATGAAGCGTTTCTGGTTGTGCGCGCTGCTTTCGCTGCTCGAGTTTTCATGGGGCTGCAACTCTCTCGGTCCCAGCCTGCCGTCTTTCCAGGTCGCAGAAGGGGCATTTTTCGGTCGCCTTCGGAACTGGTTCGGAAAGAACGCGGAGCAGAAGCCAGAGGTGCCGGTCGCTCCCGTAGCGGACGATGACGCTGGAAGTGAGGAGGAGAGCTCCTCCCACTACGGCGTCAAGACTCTCACGGCATCGACTACTACTACTACGACGACAACGACGACGACAACCGTGACTTCCACGAAGCCTGAGGGCGTCTGGGAGGAAGAGTATGACTCCATGGAGGTCCCGTACACCCCACTCCCGCCTCTCCGGGGGATTGGGCTGCTGGGGGGTGCGATCTTCGTCAGTCTCGCTTTCAATTTGGGCAAACTACCTCTACTTATGGGGGGAATAGGTGTAGTTCAGTATATCAACTCGGTTGTGCAACGAATGCACGCGCGCCGCGCCGCGGACGCCGCATTGAGACGCTTTGAGGATCGCCGGGAGCTCGTTCGTgcaagaagacgacgacggtGGATCCAGACGTTCTACTCCCACAACGCGTTGCAGCAAGACCGCGCGacaaggaagggagagacacaaaacgaggaaagcaaTGCAACTCTAGCCAACAGCTCAACGGGTAAAGGCGACGGCGGGACTGCAGGAAGCGAGGCGCCGCCTCGCGGGATACATGCAGACGCTGCGTCAGAAAGGACATGGAACACTGGTGGAAAAAAGGGCTCGCTTCATGATAGTGGTCTTCACGCCGAAGGCAGCGACAAACGTACAAACCCTTCTGAGACTCGAGAGGTCCCGAAAACGCGGCTCAGGAAACCAACGGAAAGGAACACCAAAGcacaggtgaagaagaagaccccGAGGGAGAACCTCCCGGAATTCGAtagaaactga